A stretch of DNA from Ciona intestinalis chromosome 8, KH, whole genome shotgun sequence:
AATACTCTGGAACTTGGCGTTTCATATTTGGGTCAGAACTTTCTACTGCCTTGTTTAATGATTCTTGGTCTTCAACACCAGAAAGTACAAGTAATGTATGCAGCTCACTTTGATTACCAAACAATATGTCAGTGTTCATACGGTCACCTACCATCATGCATTTAGTAGGGTCAATTTCCACAGTTTGCTGCAGTTAATAACAAGAGAACagcattaaacattaaaaataaatttgctgaAACATTTCTACTGATTAAACATATGAAAGTCAGACCACCAAACCTAAACCCTGTGTAAAactaactaaatattttacaaaaaaaaatacaaaacatgattgaatttCAAAATGCACAGACTGGAGCGTTTTAACTCAATTTTCAGAATATAGGACACAATTACATACATACTTGTATACATTTCAACATGAAAGTGCCTGGTTTGCCAGCAATAACATCAGGATTTCTACCAGCAGCAACTGTTACACTTGCCACCACGCATCCAGTTCCTGGCACAACATGCCTTTCTCCATCTGTAACCACATAAATTGTGCATATATCTAACACtacatgttaaaataaatttccaaTAACACAAGTacatttcctaaaaaaataatattaccgGACACAGTGTTTTAaccttattttatttactaaccatgtttaatttcattttatacaGAATTCTCAAATCTAAGTGACAAAATTTCATGCTCCAATTTTATATactgttaatttatttgataCTATCTAAATAAATTGCCCGCATACTACCTGGAAGGCCTTCATATACCACCAGTTGACCAGTGGTATGTATACCATAAACAGAGAACTACTTACTTAATGGCATTCTGTGATCCTCATTGGTGGCAACATACAAGCATTTAGGGTCATTTAAATACGAAGCAGCTTTGATCATCTTGGTGTAACTTATATGTCCATCGTAACCAACTAGAACAGCACTAACATCATTTTCAAGAGCACAACTGAAATGGACtattatgtgttttaaaaagattctGCTAAAACATAGTCAGAgaaaatcagttttattttctaaattttaatatcCATAACTTTTTGtgttacaattattttaacctttacaaatttaaacttgcTTACATAACAAACGAAAGTGCATCACCACAGTAGATATTCCAGTAAATTACCTTCTAACTTCATCATGGTCTTGCGTCGTGACTTGATTATCTGGTCCTGAACCAAAGTGTTGGATTTTTAAGCTGTCCAATTCCTCTGCCATGGCTGGATTGCCCACTAAGTAAACCTTTCCTTGTACCTGTAGATAGGAAGGCATGTCTTTATTACTGtaactaaaaatgtttaacacgTCACTGCTTCGCAAAGCTTAAATAGAAACACACTGTTAAATTGTCTTTTTGTTTCAAGGTGTTCAATTTTAGCCCCATTTCAGACAGTTTAATATAATCACCAATTGggataaaataataacaccTCAAGAGTAACATTTTCACTGTTTCAATTTTCCAGTACCtttgcaatatttttcaaatacagGGCACTGGTGTATGCCGTGCTGAAGACGGAATTGACATCTGCAGGAAAGCCAAGTCTGGTCAGTTTCTCAACATATCTGTGCCGTGACTTTGTGCTATTGTTTGTAACATAACAAACCTGTTTGCCCAAACTTTTCAAGTGTGCAACAACAGCAGGTGCTcctaaaaatttattaaaaatgcgGGTTGTCAGGATAATGCATTTTCATAACCTTGGTTTATTATAGCTAAGACTACAagcagttttaaatgtttgtaacCAGTAGTTGATTAGATATGTTACAATTTCTAAGGAGAGTATCAGGTTATCAGAATCTATATTCTACTAGTAAAttcaaacaacataaaaatattgcagtttcattacatttaaatttaccgACAAAATAATACCTTTCACAGCAATGTTTCCTTGCCAAAGCACACCATCACAGTCAAAGAGGAATGTGTCAATTTTAGAAAGAATGTTTCGAAACACAGACTCACAGTTTGCCAACTTAACAGTCATACCAATTGGCCCCTAGCCTCCTATCATTGACTTCTTGgagcagaaaaaaataaaaggttaatTTGCATGATTGGGACAAAAACTTTGAACCATATtatgaacttttttaaatggtaaacAAGTACAGTAGTAcatcatatattaaattaaaagtcacAGTCTATATCCAAAAGTTCCTTTTCCCTTTCCTTTGTGGAAATCCATCTTGAAACAATGGTTTCTTTAACTTGAAAGTTATTCAAACATGATACATCACACGAATCTGATTTCAGGTACTTTGTTGGCACCACCACATGACAGAGCATAACCTCTTTTGAAACAGAGGTAGCTAGCCTCAGTTGCCCTGACATTGTGGGCCATGAAAATGTTCTGTTCTTGGCCTCTCTAAAAACAGTTTCCTGCGAAATCAGAATTATTAAGTTAATTATACGTGGAAAGTTAAATGACTTGCTGTTACTGAACTGTCAAATATATTCACATTGTTTTATAAGATGGCCATAGGCCCATAGGTATATCTAACAGACTTTAACatgaaatatatgtataagaTTACATGAGATACACTTTCAGTAAAAGGTTTGATCATGTATCAGTCATGTATGACATATTGACATTTAATATGGAATTTGCATTTGTACATATTGAGACACTAATTTGGGAGCTGCACATGGTTAAGTACCAATTTACCTGTAAAGTTTCTGCATCCACTGACACAATTATCACAATGTAGCTTGCGTGGTAATAAGGTGGGCCTTTCCTATACAACACCAAGTCACCACCATAGCGTATGCCATCCCTTGGAACCCAACCTTTGCTTCTGAAGTGATGATATGCACAGTATGTGACTGGAAACCGCATGTTGCGTTTACAGAAAATATTCCACTGCCTGTAAATTACATAGAGGCCACTTATAATATGATGTGACTTGCAGTTTTTTATGTCATATGACCTGCACAATAATAGTAATAACAATAAAtcttatttgtgtttttgtcaAAGAAGAAAAGAAGCGTTGTCAATACacgtaaaaaacaaacaataaggTATGTAAAATACCTTGCCCTATAtaggtttgtttattacaaagtaGACTTACTGTTCTATATTTATGTTCTCTCCATTATAGTCCTTGACAAACAAGCAGCCAAGTCCATAAGATAGAAAAAATGCTTCTTCATATGTCAGAACTAAAATCTCTTCTACTTTTGCAGCTAGTGCAGTTTCATGCTGTTTATGTTGTGTGGGAATGGTGGATGAGTGACCACTGATTTTATTCAAGCAGGAATCGTGATTTGTAGATGTGTCAGAGCCTTTGCAATCGATAGATAGTTTCGACTTTTCATCTTCTGTTGGTTCATCATTTTGGGTTGCAGTTTTTACTAACCTGCCAAAGAAACCCTGAAAGTAGATGTGTACCATTatgtacaaataaattttagagTAGGCATACAAACTGAGTGCAAGAATTCATAAGAATATAAGATGCATTGGCTTAATCAGATGGTTCACTTATACCatttaacagaaatatttgTGCATGCCAAGATGCTATATCTTTAGAACATAAAAGCTAATATAATTAGACTATATcgtgataatttttttcaacagaTGTGTCTGCagcaaaaattacaaaatatgttttctagGGTGcattaaacttacttttcaCTGATAGAAATACTTACGTACTTGTGTGTGTAGACAATGAATGTCTCCTTTTAGTTCTACTTTAATATGATCCTCTTTTAAATGACCATCGTAATAACTCCATAACTCAAGTTTCGGGACTGCTTTGTTAATACTTGCGATTGGCACAGGTAATGGAGTGAAAAACTCCTTTGAAGCACCTTTCTTCTTCTGTGGGGGTCGAAAAATTGccatatactttatatatattctgtattCCTTGGGCAAATAATCGTATGATGATGTACCTACAAATTTTGACACCTTCAAACGTCACGTGTTAAGTTACGAGTATTACGACGAGAGTGTTGATAATCTGCTTTTTTCGTTTACGTTACGAAAAAGGGCGATATATGCAGCGTGTTCTTAATTTGCTGTCGCGCATTTCACTGCGGCATTCGACACATGCATAGCTAGTTGTGTATTGTTCAGTGCCATGTAATGTTGTTCTATCCCAAAAGGCTTATTATATTGCCAAACTATTTTATAGATCCTTTATAGCATATTAAAGATAAAGCTTATATGTTAGTTATGTTATTTGAGGTAAAGCGAGTGTGTAAACAGTTGTAAAACACAGTTGGCGCAAGCAATTCCTGACCTCATTGTAAACATTACGTTGTTTGAGCAGAATTGCGTCACAAGATTTTAAGCAACCAACGCTGTTTCTTTGCTCAACACAGAAATAGATACGAAACTCATGCTGTGAATAACCTATTTGCGGGATCGTAACATCAGTCTGACGTTAGTAACATGTCCAAACAGTTTATTGCTTGCATCAAACTTATAAGGAACCATAAAGGTAAGAAGATTTACCGTACTATGTTTGTTGTTagtatttttgaataaattataatatacatacagtGCTAAACGTAACTTTCCATCTTTTAGGTAAACTCCAGCTAGTTGCCATCACAGCCACAGGGTGTGTATTTGGATACGGATGTTACTATGCAAATGTGAAATTCCGTGAGAAACTCAACATTCCATCAAATGTCATCGAAAATGAAAGAGCAAAAGCTTCTGTCTACATTCAGTTAGTACTGTGTCTGAAtatatttgtctttttaaacaatattatagGGTTAGGGTATGTATATTTCATTATCACTACCAGTACCGGTTCTGATTCTGAtgctactaccattgtgggcatccggtccttgggcaagacagttattggcaattgctttaacccaatGGTTAGTAACGGGTAATTAGAATGTCAGctttacagaaaaacaataagCAATTACTGGCAATGTTAggtacatagtaactcgtgaCGTCGTGAGCATCCGTGatgagatgtataaaacagatatTACAGACCCTTGTTTGAACGGCTTTTATTAACCCAAGTTTCAAGTGGCAATCatttaaatatcatatatatatgtattttggtAGACGATCATATTTTACAGTTATGTACCTTTTATAGCAACAAATACTTCAACAAGCGCCATCATGACAACCCAAATGTTGGATACTTCAGTGGAAACACAAGAcaaacaatcaaagaaatcTTTCCAGCACCTCTCGGTTAGTACTGAAAGTTCACCTATTAGCGATACTTTAAGATTAATGCTTAATTGTATAGGACTACAGCCTACATGCTTTCTGCAGTAGggtatttttgatatttttattctttatcggtattttattttttaaaggtattttCTGTATACCAATATCTTATcgtttaattctttaaaatgaaaattgacCAACTGTGGcttataaaaaatctttaaaacgctacatttattatacatatgcattaaaaattatttattggaAACAATGTTATTACAAACAGCCAGGTTAATTCTTCTGGTGGATCGAAAAAGTGTTGATCTTGCAGAAGATTACATATCACCATGGAGTGTATTACGTGAGGCATATTCAAGAAACAAACAGATTCGGTTGAATGCTGTAGAAAAAATGGCGGCTTATACAGAATGGAGTGGTAGGCTTAATGTTTTTTCATacatacaaaactattttaaatggaaatacATGCACCTGTTGGGCTATTTCTATATGAGTGTCTTTCCTTCTAGTAGGGAACATTGGTAAagcagatttgttttttttatctttgaaaaaatattatttaaaaaaatttatatatatatatatatgttcatATGTTCAGTAATATTGCAGTTtcttaaatgattttttctgCTAATAGACTCAAAAACAATTTGCATAGCGTTTATGCAAATTTAGTTTGGTAGTCTTTAAATCCCAATTACTGGTGCTATTGTAAACCAAATGCTGTCTGCTTTGTATAAGTTAGCATGCTAAAAATCAACCTAAATGCATTTAAGAGGACAGAAAGAATAGCACAGCTGAGGGCTATGTGACTAACAGAAAGAACAAGCGTTATAACTTTGAAGAACACGAGTTGGAATCTTTTGACATAGGTACCGTAcagtaaaaacaaatgaaaaatttgCCACTTCTTGgagtgaatttaaaatgattgtttcAGCATGTGTTTAGTGCAGTTATGTAGAGATACGGCAGTGATATATACTTTCTGACTTCTTGGAGTgagtttaaataaagtttgagCATGTATAGAGTGCAGTTATGTATAAATACGCACGTTCCAGCATGTTAAGTCAAAGtgtttgtagaaaaaaaaggttttgatTTATGAAAATAGAACCTGGAGGACAGAAAGTGTGTTTTATTGCAGTTGactaaatgtgttttgttttaaagttaacaaGTGTTAATGTGCAGTCTTAAAGTCAGggttgaatttgttttaatatgccAGTAACAATTTGAAGTGAAAGCACCTAAAACTTACCGTGGGTATTGTATAACCAAGTGTAATACttaattcattaaataaactttaaagcatgtaattaaatgcattttttaaatttctctgcatgtttttcacaaaaaaactaacatGACCTATAACAGCAATGACTTCAAATCTTCACTAAAGCACTGTCCTTATGTTATCACTATCGTCCTCTAGCAATTTTTTCCAGATGCCGAATACAGGACTATTGCTCAAGCACTTGATTCAACCACACTGGTTGGTCTAGCAAGGACCAACAATGTGGACGATCGATTTTTTCTTCCACCTCCTGAGTTACCCCAAAAAGTCAAGAACTCTGATGTTGGTAGGAGTAATGAGAACCTAAAGAAttttgtttagtatttttagataatattgatataaatatatatatatatatgtgtgtgtgtgtgtgattAGACTGTGTTAGTTATCATATGCCTTTGAACTGTGTTAGCATGCTAGTATTAccgaattttattttaaccttaaaaaaaaatttaaaaggaaCTTATGACAGAGTACAAAATTTGCTCATTGggtattttacatatatttgaTTGGctatattaacatattttaagcTATAGCATATTTTATAAGTATATTTATTACTAAAGTCCCagatacttttttaaagatatatgCTATGACTTTGCTTGGTAGATTATGAAGTAAGTTATTcagatatttttaatttaaaaattaaaggaaaaattaaaaattttcaatttataaattataagaaaacttgaaatattaaaaaaaattacatttgacACCTTCTATTCAACACAGAGGATTTACTGAGGGAACTTCTGATAAAACTTCCTCAGAAAGATGTTGAGAAATGTGTTCAATATTTCACGTCTGGCGCTCTTACTATGTCTGatgaacaaaaaatgaaacggGCACGTAATTTCTTATATTGGCAATGATTATTATAATATTCactattgtaaaaataatatctaTAGCGATactttttatactttttagcATCATTTTCTTATATCAAACAATTATGCTATATACATAGATCAGTTAAGTAATTTTGTCACTAGCCGTCCAACATATGTatcaaatcaaaataaatttctttgttttgtaaattgtaactGTAAGTACTGTCAGGCTAAgaagtttaatttgtattatttttttagcattGCTTTCTTTTATCATACAATTATGGTTTATTACAGATGTCAGATcaattaaacactttttatatttatcaaaacAGAACAATTTTTCTTTCCGTTGTAACTGTTAGTAATGTCACGAATAGATTCTCCCCTTCCTGGTCCTTAGCTTTCTAAATGCATTATCTTTTTACCAGGGTGGATTATGGTGTTTTGGCGGCAATGGTTTAAACTACACCAGAGACATCACGCCACAAGAAGAAGTGGAATCTTTCTGTCTGCAGGCTTTAGTGAAGCACTCTAAGGTGGAATTTCTATGacacatatttaaataaattgactACCTGACCTTTTCCCATTGTAAAACACAAagaataataacaataatatttactttatttgtcacttagattacggtagcgaagatttagacattaagtattattttaaataaaaagacaggatatatcGACAAAAcagaagttgttaaaacatgcttactgttaaaaacatatttatgtttaattgaaagaaaataagtgtggtCATCACACCCAGCGGACAAACGATTtatgtttagttattttaaagttaaacttctaatggaaacaaaagtgtgcgtaaagaaaTGGCCTGTACAGTTAAactatttttgaattttttataaaagcatTTTGGAAACATGGTATTTATGTGAGAATGGATTATAAATCACCCACtaaaaattcaattaaatgggtttattaaaaaatactggCTTTTGAAAACTGTCCACCATTACTACCCATTGCCTAAAGCAGTCTGTagctttgtttattaattcaaataataaatggatgtaataattttttttagtttgagGAGCACTGTGAAGCTATGGTTAAGTTAGGTGTGTTACCTCTGCTACAGAGAATTCGTAAACTACGACCTAATTCTCCAAAAATACAACGTAATATCGTAAGGTAGGGGTTGTGTATCTGTATTTTTATGActgtttcattgttttttagaGTTGTGCTATTTTACATAGTCTACCAAAGAAAAAATCTATGATTTTTGGGAGTAGTGATGAACAATGAAATAAAGTTGCTGTTTCAGAAATTGAActatgataatttttttaaatataactttatataacaataataataataatagtaacCTTTATTTGTCTGTTCTAGTATGGTgacaagatttaaaaaatattttaaacaaaatgcaggatatagcgacaaaacaacagttgttaaaataagcttacagttaaaacatatttacatttaattaaaaaaaaagtgtggTTGTTACACCTAGAACTAGCAGACAACAATTGTATCTTTATAATTAAACGAACTTTACCCTTCAATTATTCTACATGTCTAACTTACTTATACATGTcagcacatatatataacatacagGACAATCAGCAACATCTGCTTGTATGAGAAGCTCCACCCACAAATCCATCAATCAGGATGGATCACTTTGTTGGCTGAGATATCAAAGTCTGGTCACGCTTCTTTAAGGACACAGGTAAGTTTTAGATATTGCATCCATTTTGGATCAATCTAATGCAAATGTGATGAATACTGCTCAGTGTGCCGTTTATGGCACTTTCACACTAATTTATGTTCATTTATCAATTcaatacataagttacattcatttatgtatttgcatgtatattatataatattgatAAACCTTAAATAGAatgttttctcttttatcgttttATTTAGTAGTAGGAAAATTATATTCACAGAATTGTAAAGCTATATGCTTGCATCTCTAACAGAggtttattaattgttaaaaaaccaataataataataataacaactttatttggCTCTTTGATTTCGGtagtgaagatttaaaaatattttaaacgaaaagacagcaTATAGcgacaacagttgttaaaacctgcttacagttaaaaacatatttacatttatttggaataGTATAAGTATCAAGAAGGTAAAAAAGTGTCCGTAAAGATGATTAGGCAACATGAGATATCATGTTCTAACAGTATCCGTAaaacccacagtactatatactgtATACAGATATGTATTAAAGTAAATTTCTTTACCAAGGCATCTCGTGGACTTGCAAACCTTGACAGAGATGCACTAAAAGACAAATTCAATGATGgggtttatgttttatatccAAAACTTCGTTCAAAGTTGGTACTTCCTGCTTTAATGACCTTAATTAGATGTTGGTTTATCTATAGTAAAAACTGAGTTTCTGGTCGGGAGGTTTTTTTGTCCGTTGGCAGCATAAATAATTTTGCCCCTTTTTTGATTAGTGTTTTTAACTACAGAAACTTAACTACAGAAAGAAATACTAATACTGTGTTCAATAACTGTCTATgccagtggttcccaaagtaTGGGTCGCGACCCAAACATAGGTCGCACAGGGTTTAAAAATGGGTCGCGCCGAGGTgattcaaatttattaaaaaagttttttttctttttaagcgTTCGGGTTAGGTTTGCGTTGTAGTTTGgccttatatttaccatgtttttctttgctaggtagactgtttgttacgaaatagtaggcatTCACaagtggattcattgcatcataatagcgattgtttgacctggcaattaattacgacataatagcaattcacacgtcaATTATTTGggtcataatagggattgacacGTAATCATTGGGCATGTAGGAGGTTTAAAACAGGCTTGAATGTTAAAGAGGCACATGCATCGTATTTTAGCCTTTTATCAATAATATATTGAAAGATCCACACAAACAgttgaagattttaaaaactcgggtgttcgtgtcgaaaaataactttgaaaatgcgcgaaatcgtgctgcatCACCAAATTTTCAACACAAGCCGTCACGAATTACACAGAAgttagattattacgtcacagaatgCCTATTGATACGTTTGGtctacgttacagattacgtAATTCATTAGGGGTTATTGGCTGGGAATTAGGGCTTCAAGGTTTTCACTATCATAAACGAGTGCGAAAACAAGTCTATAACGTCCTGTAACGTACGTAATACATCACTGTTGTGACAGAACGTAatactattgtgacgtaataaatcgttaaccttacacAAGTCAAGCGAATAACGGTGACGCAGCATGctttcgcgcattttcaaagttactTTTCAACACGAAAGCCCgacttttttgcaaaaaaaattagacagcaggtatcagtgaggCCTATTGAACATTTTGAACCTAAAATTTCAGGttgccaccagctaaaggttTATCCATGGGTCGTTAGATGTTCATAAAACTCTGATTTGGGTCgcgcaaaaaaaactttgggaaCCACTAGTCTATGcagtgaatattttttccatttcttGATCAGTGTAACttcactaaaaaaaataataatactgTATTTAATAACTGTCTATGCAGTACAATAGTCTATTCCGAATCTgtgattaaaaaaacagatatttgccttttttttaaaccttcaACTTTCAAATTACCCAAGTAAACCTACAAGCATAAGTAAAACATTGGCCAGGTTAAAACCTGAAGCGGACATCGTGTTCATCCATGGTTTAATGGGAGGAGCATTCTATTCATGGAGGCAACAGGATGGTGTCAGTGGAGCTGAAAACACAACAGATTGCTGGCCTGAGGTGTTAATATGAGACTAGTGTGTTGTTTTAGATGTATTAATACTGAGACTGTTTAATCCTGTttaatactgtttaaaaatgactTGAAATAGTATCACAAATAATTTTTCTCTTAATTTTATCTGTCTGGCAATAATCACGTTGTATAGGTACAATAGTTTGTGAAATGTATTTTGTCTTGCCTACATGTTGTTTATGAAGTGTTTATAAATAGGTGTGTATTGCTAGGTTTTAGAAAAGCTGTGTCCAATAAATCGAGCTAAttctttttatcaattttaagTGTACAATAACATAGGTATACCTACCGGTAGTATCGCGTTTTATCAGTTATTATATCTCTCTACGTTTATACT
This window harbors:
- the LOC100187152 gene encoding protein SERAC1-like isoform X2, producing the protein MSKQFIACIKLIRNHKGKLQLVAITATGCVFGYGCYYANVKFREKLNIPSNVIENERAKASVYIHNKYFNKRHHDNPNVGYFSGNTRQTIKEIFPAPLARLILLVDRKSVDLAEDYISPWSVLREAYSRNKQIRLNAVEKMAAYTEWSDAEYRTIAQALDSTTLVGLARTNNVDDRFFLPPPELPQKVKNSDVEDLLRELLIKLPQKDVEKCVQYFTSGALTMSDEQKMKRGGLWCFGGNGLNYTRDITPQEEVESFCLQALVKHSKFEEHCEAMVKLGVLPLLQRIRKLRPNSPKIQRNIVRTISNICLYEKLHPQIHQSGWITLLAEISKSGHASLRTQASRGLANLDRDALKDKFNDGVYVLYPKLRSKLKPEADIVFIHGLMGGAFYSWRQQDGVSGAENTTDCWPEDWLPRDLPGCRVMCVEYDTNLSDWMNRCPHEPERHTISYRSRHIMDKVLAAGIGDRPIVWVAHSMGGLIIKHMLSDARENPKKYGKILKKTKGVVFYSTPHFGSQLANYSRKVRRLLFPSVEVMELSHDSPKLKQLNINLQELVELDKIKVMNFGEMQATDIGLGPRIRLHIVPPESADSGIGEFILADKDHLNICKPQSRHSSIYQQTVAFIRSCVTPKRPGEEEEESKKIEKEANTDDLPW
- the LOC100175347 gene encoding glycerol-3-phosphate phosphatase-like isoform X2, with the translated sequence MTVKLANCESVFRNILSKIDTFLFDCDGVLWQGNIAVKGAPAVVAHLKSLGKQVCYVTNNSTKSRHRYVEKLTRLGFPADVNSVFSTAYTSALYLKNIAKVQGKVYLVGNPAMAEELDSLKIQHFGSGPDNQVTTQDHDEVRSCALENDVSAVLVGYDGHISYTKMIKAASYLNDPKCLYVATNEDHRMPLNGERHVVPGTGCVVASVTVAAGRNPDVIAGKPGTFMLKCIQQTVEIDPTKCMMVGDRMNTDILFGNQSELHTLLVLSGVEDQESLNKAVESSDPNMKRQVPEYCMGSIGDWANYF
- the LOC100187152 gene encoding protein SERAC1-like isoform X1, translating into MSKQFIACIKLIRNHKGKLQLVAITATGCVFGYGCYYANVKFREKLNIPSNVIENERAKASVYIHNKYFNKRHHDNPNVGYFSGNTRQTIKEIFPAPLARLILLVDRKSVDLAEDYISPWSVLREAYSRNKQIRLNAVEKMAAYTEWSEDRKNSTAEGYVTNRKNKRYNFEEHELESFDIDAEYRTIAQALDSTTLVGLARTNNVDDRFFLPPPELPQKVKNSDVEDLLRELLIKLPQKDVEKCVQYFTSGALTMSDEQKMKRGGLWCFGGNGLNYTRDITPQEEVESFCLQALVKHSKFEEHCEAMVKLGVLPLLQRIRKLRPNSPKIQRNIVRTISNICLYEKLHPQIHQSGWITLLAEISKSGHASLRTQASRGLANLDRDALKDKFNDGVYVLYPKLRSKLKPEADIVFIHGLMGGAFYSWRQQDGVSGAENTTDCWPEDWLPRDLPGCRVMCVEYDTNLSDWMNRCPHEPERHTISYRSRHIMDKVLAAGIGDRPIVWVAHSMGGLIIKHMLSDARENPKKYGKILKKTKGVVFYSTPHFGSQLANYSRKVRRLLFPSVEVMELSHDSPKLKQLNINLQELVELDKIKVMNFGEMQATDIGLGPRIRLHIVPPESADSGIGEFILADKDHLNICKPQSRHSSIYQQTVAFIRSCVTPKRPGEEEEESKKIEKEANTDDLPW
- the LOC100175347 gene encoding tRNA-splicing endonuclease subunit Sen2-like isoform X1, with amino-acid sequence MAIFRPPQKKKGASKEFFTPLPVPIASINKAVPKLELWSYYDGHLKEDHIKVELKGDIHCLHTQGFFGRLVKTATQNDEPTEDEKSKLSIDCKGSDTSTNHDSCLNKISGHSSTIPTQHKQHETALAAKVEEILVLTYEEAFFLSYGLGCLFVKDYNGENINIEQQWNIFCKRNMRFPVTYCAYHHFRSKGWVPRDGIRYGGDLVLYRKGPPYYHASYIVIIVSVDAETLQETVFREAKNRTFSWPTMSGQLRLATSVSKEVMLCHVVVPTKYLKSDSCDVSCLNNFQVKETIVSRWISTKEREKELLDIDCDF